From the genome of Bacteroidota bacterium, one region includes:
- a CDS encoding T9SS type A sorting domain-containing protein encodes IDIGAYENNGSNPPIAPPLSIDKNDNNDIIVSCYPNPVNNVLNLSFSSNLNRLNKIEIYNIEGKKIKTFTSEKQNVSFDVSSFDYGLYQIIISNEQSIKTLNFLKL; translated from the coding sequence TATTGATATTGGTGCTTATGAAAATAATGGAAGTAATCCTCCAATAGCACCACCATTATCTATTGATAAAAATGATAATAATGATATTATTGTTTCATGTTATCCAAATCCGGTAAATAATGTTTTGAATTTAAGTTTTAGTAGTAATCTTAATAGATTAAATAAAATTGAAATTTATAATATAGAAGGTAAAAAAATAAAAACTTTTACTTCAGAGAAACAAAATGTTTCTTTTGATGTATCATCATTTGATTACGGTTTATACCAAATTATTATATCAAATGAACAATCAATAAAAACATTGAATTTTTTAAAACTTTAA